In Spirosoma aureum, a single genomic region encodes these proteins:
- a CDS encoding porin family protein, giving the protein MKNLLSLFAFTLVSLSLSAQPKPAVRKPVNPAVRTTATQSNSAKTTTTPQNKPVAATKPTPQPATAYQEQATAAPTPTPAKSQTLATSRPALQPTIPARESHFQIGFRLGGNSSTIGGVDVSELGPGVKLERVTGFHGGVVFNIGGPTFSVQPEILYTQYGVRMAFNADYLQIKYNLVEVPVLLKATFGTSNAQFFVNAGPVATYTLSGTISVREGGQSDSQTMDMTNEGRFSYGASGGAGVSLKAGPGKFLLEGRYSYLFSNSSDETKLTPQNAMLSVGYLIPIGGR; this is encoded by the coding sequence GTATCGCTAAGTTTGTCGGCTCAACCAAAACCCGCTGTGCGTAAGCCTGTTAACCCCGCCGTTCGTACGACAGCGACGCAGTCAAATTCAGCCAAGACAACCACAACGCCCCAGAATAAGCCCGTTGCGGCAACGAAACCCACTCCTCAGCCAGCCACCGCCTATCAGGAACAGGCTACGGCTGCTCCGACACCTACACCGGCTAAATCTCAGACGTTGGCAACCAGCCGTCCGGCCCTTCAACCGACGATACCTGCCAGGGAAAGTCATTTCCAGATTGGCTTCCGGCTCGGCGGCAACTCGTCTACAATCGGTGGTGTCGACGTTTCCGAGTTAGGCCCAGGTGTTAAATTAGAACGGGTAACTGGCTTTCATGGCGGAGTCGTTTTCAACATTGGTGGTCCAACGTTCTCGGTTCAACCCGAAATTCTGTATACACAATACGGTGTTCGCATGGCGTTTAACGCCGACTACCTACAGATCAAATACAATCTGGTGGAAGTGCCCGTTCTCCTGAAAGCTACATTTGGTACGTCCAACGCCCAATTCTTTGTGAATGCCGGGCCTGTTGCTACCTACACGCTGAGTGGAACGATTTCGGTTCGGGAAGGGGGTCAATCTGATTCGCAGACCATGGATATGACCAACGAAGGACGGTTTTCCTATGGCGCGTCGGGTGGAGCCGGTGTATCGCTGAAGGCCGGACCGGGTAAGTTTTTGCTGGAAGGCAGATACTCGTATTTATTCTCGAATAGCAGTGATGAGACGAAATTAACGCCCCAGAACGCTATGTTGTCGGTGGGCTACCTGATCCCCATTGGGGGGCGCTAA